The sequence CGCGCTGATCTTCTTCTCGTTTAGCGTGCTGTTCCAGCTCGTTACGCTGCCGGTCGAGATTGACGCCAGCCGCCGCGCCGTGGCGTATATCGAGCAGTCGGGCATGAGCTCCAAACAGGTCAACGGTGCCAAGAAGGTCCTGACGGCCGCCGCGCTTACCTATGTGGCTGCGGCGCTCACCTCGATTATTCAGCTGCTCTATCTTATGGCTCGCTACAACAAAAACTCCAACCGATAACAAATTGGGTCGCTGGGCGCCGCGGGGATTTGTGTCCCCGCGGCGCTGTACTATGTGTTGGACTTGAATTTGCGCAGGGCCGGAGCCCTTGTGCACGATGACGAAAGGAGGCTGCGTGGCAGGCTGGAATCTAACCGGCAATGCCGTTTCCGCCGAGTTCGACGGTTCGGACGAGCAGGAGCGCAAAGAGCTCAGCGTGAGCCAGGCGGTAGAGATCGCCGCCGGTGCGCTCGATGCCATTCCGCAGCTGAGCGTTTTGGGCGAGGTCACGGGTTTTCGTGGCCCAAACGCCCGAAGCGGCCACTGCTACTTTCAGATCAAGGACGACTCGGCGGCCGTCGACTGCATCATCTGGAAGGGCGCCTACCTTAAGCGCACCTTCGACTTGCGCGACGGCATGCAGGTAAGCTTTAAGGGCAGCTTCAATCTCTACAAGCCTACGGGTCGTATGAGCTTCGTCGCCCGCTCGTTCTCGTTAGCGGGGGAGGGTCTGCTGCGTCAACAAGTGGCGCAACTGGCCGAAAAGCTACGCCGCGAGGGCCTGATGGACGAAGCGCGCAAGCGCCGCATCCCGGTGTTCTGCTCCCGCGTGGCAGTCGTCACCTCGCTTTCGGGTGCCGTAATCGACGACGTCAAGCGCACATTGCGTCGTCGCAACCCGCTCGTCGAGCTCGTCTGCGTGGGCGCCAAGGTTCAAGGCGAGGGTGCGCCGGCCGAGCTCATTGAGGGCTTGCGCCGCGCCGCTTCCATTACGCCGGCGCCCGACTGTATTTTGCTGGTGCGCGGCGGCGGCTCCTTTGAGGACCTCATGACCTTTAATGACGAGGAGCTTGCCCGCGCGGTGGCGGCTTGTCCTGTGCCCGTGGTGACCGGCATTGGCCATGAGCCCGACACCTCGATTTGCGACATGGTGAGCGACCGACGCGCCTCTACGCCCACGGCGGCGGCAGAATCGGTGGCGCCGGCTATGACGGAGTTGGCCGATGTGCTCGAGGCGCGCCATCAGCGTCTGGGTGCCGCGATGGCATCGATGATTGGGTCGGCCCAGGTCGACCTGGAGATGCTCGACCAGCGCGGTCGCCGTGCCTGGGATACCTATACGGCTCGCTTGGGCGATGCGCTCGATGCGGCTGCGTGTCGCCCGTGCCTCAACGACCCAACGTTTATGGTTGAGCGTCGCGAGTCTGAGCTTGCCCTGACGGCCGATCGTTTGTCCGGCGCCATAACGCGTTCGGTTGGGGCATTCCGCTCCAACTTTGAGCGTCTGCCCGAGCGTCTGGTTGCAAGCACCTCGGGGTTCGATGGCAAGCGCCATGCGCTCATGCTTGCGAGCTCCCGTCTGGAGCATCAGGGGCGCACGATGCTCAGCAAGCCAGTGTCCGACCTGGGCCGAGCTGCCGCGTCGCTCGATGCTCTGTCGCCGCTCAAAGTGCTTGCCCGTGGCTATTCCATCGCGTACAGCGATGATGGTGTGGCTACGAGCGTCAAGACCTTTAACCCCGGCGACGCCATCCGCGTGCGCATGGCAGACGGCAAAGTGGCGGCAACGGTCGATACGGTCGAGTAACCCGCGTTTCATAGCGATAAACCTTTAGGAAAGGAAACAGATATGGCAGAGAAGACCCCGGTCGAGCAGCTTACGTACAAGCAGGCCTCGCAGGAGCTGGAGCTTATCATTCGCAGCTTGGAGTCGGGCGATATGGAGCTCGAGGAGTCGCTCGAGAGCTATACCCGCGGCGTCGAGCTCCTCAAGAGCCTGCGCACCCGCCTGTCCGATGCCGAGCAGAAGGTTTCGGTGCTCCTTAAGGACGTCGACGGCAACGACGTGCTCGCCGACGGCGAAGCCGCCAACACCGACGACAGTCTCTCGTTCTAACCATCTCGACCAATATAATTACCTTGGTCTGTGAGAAAGGAACCAACCATGTGTGATTGCATCTTCTGCAAAATTGCCAACCACGAGATCCCCTCGACCGTTGTCTATGAGGACAACCAGGTCATCGCCTTCGACGACCTCAACCCCCAGGCGCCGGTCCATACGCTCGTGATCCCCAAGAAGCACTACAGTGACATCGCCGACAACGTGCCGGCTGAGACCATGGGTGCCATGGCTCACGCCATCCAGGAGGTCGCTAAGGCCAAGGGCTTGGAGGACGGTTTCCGCGTCATCTCCAACAAGGGCGTCAACGCCGGTCAGACCGTCATGCACTTTCACATGCACGTCCTCGGCGGCAAAAATCTGGGCGAGAACCTCATCTGAGGACGCTTTTTCCTTGCAATGAAACGGAAGCTCAAGCACCGATAACTTATATATCAACGCAATAAACCCGAGCGCGAGGGCGTTTGGGTTTATTATTGAAACGTATGTAACCTGGCGGCGCCACACCGCCTGTTAGTAGGGAGACACATGAACGTTCTGGTCGTCAACGCAGGATCTTCGACCCTTAAGTATCAGGTCATCGATACCAAGTCCCACAAGGTGTCCGCAAAGGGCTCCTGCGAGCGCGTCTGCTTTACCGGCGGTACCTTCACCCACGCTGCCAACGGTTCCAAGAAGGTGACCGAGAACATCGAGTTCCCCGACCACAAGGTCGCCATCGAGGTCGTCCTGAAGGACCTCGAGGCCAACGGCGTCAAGATCGAGGGTATTGGTCACCGTATCGTTCAGGGCGGCTGGTACTTTGGTGATTCCTCCCTCGTCGACGAGGACGTCCTCGCTAAGATCCGCGAGGTTGCCCCGCTGGCGCCGCTGCACAACAACCCCGAGGCCAACGTTATCGAGTACTGCCTGGAGCAGTATCCCGATCTGCCCAACGTTACGGTCTACGACACCGCTTTTCACTTCAACATGCCCGAGGTTGCCAAGACCTACGCCCTTCCCAAGGATGTTTGCGACAAGCTGCACATCCGTAAGTACGGCGCCCACGGCACCAGCTATCGCTACATCTCCAAGAAGGTCGCCGAGATGACCAACGGCGAGGCCCGCAAGGTCGTCGTGTGCCACATCGGCTCTGGTGCCTCCCTGTGCGCCATCGAGGACGGCAAGTGCATGGATACCACCATGGGCCTCACCCCGCTCGACGGCGTCATGATGGGCACCCGCTGCGGCTCCATTGACCCGGCTACCGTGTGCTACCTGCAGCGCGAGGGTGGCTACACCTTCGACGAGGTCGACGAGATGATGAACAAGAAGTCCGGTCTTTTGGCTGTGACCGGTGGCAAGACCAACGACTGCCGCAACGTCGAGGAGCTCGCCGCCGCTGGCGACCCCGAGGCTCAGCTCGCCTTCGACATGTTCGTCTACAAGATTGCCGCCAAGGCTGCCGAGATGGCTACTTCCATGTGCGGCATGGACACCCTGGTCTTTACCGCCGGCATCGGCGAGCACGCTCCGGCTGTCCGCGCTGGCGTGGCCGACCGTCTGGCCTTTATGGGCGTCAAGATGGACCATGCCCGCAACGCCCTGCGCGGCGACGGCGCTTGGTGCCTGTCCGCCAAGGATTCCAAGGTCAAGATTTTCGTCATCCCCACGGACGAGGAGTTCATGATCGCTTCCGACGTCGAGCGCATCGTCAACGGCAAGTAATTGCAAGAGGGGAGGGGCTGGACGACCGAGCGCCGTTCGGCCCCTCTTTTGTGCTCGTTGGGCGATATGCTTGATAGCTATTTATCAAGTTGTGATAACTTCTTATTAAAATGCGGCCGCCTTAAGGGGTCTGCGTCGACCGTATTGCACTGCAAAGGAGTCTCATGAACGTACTTGTTGTCAACGCCGGCAGCTCAAGCCTTAAATATCAGCTTTTGGATACCGATACCCGCGAGGTTTTCGCCAAGGGCAACTGCGAACGTATCGGTTCGGACATGGGCATCTTTGGCCACTCCGAGAACGGTGGCGCCAAGCAGACCGAGGAGGTCCCTTTCCCCGATCATCGCTCTGCTATCGCTCGTGTGCTCGAGGAGCTCGAGAAGACCGACTTTACGATTGATGGCATTGGTCATCGTATCGTTCAGGGCGGCTGGCACTTCGATGATTCCGCAGTTGTCGACGACGAGGTTATGGCCAAGATTCTCGAGGTGGCCCCGCTCGCCCCGCTGCACAACTACGGCGAGGCCGCGGCGATTGAGTATTGCCGTGAGAAGTATCCGGAGCTGCCCAACGTGGCGGTCTTCGATACCTCGTTCCATATGACCATGCCCGAGGTCGCCTATACCTACGCGCTGCCCAAGGACGTGTGCGACAAGTACCACGTGCGCAAGTACGGCGCCCACGGCACGAGCCACCGCTATGAGTGGATGATGGCCAAGGAGATCCTGGGTTCGCGCTGCCACCGTCTGCTTTCGTGCCACTTGGGTAACGGTGCTTCGCTCGCTGCTATCGAGGACGGCGTGTGCCGCGACACCACGATGGGCCTCACGCCGCTCGACGGCCTGATGATGGGCACTCGCTGCGGTTCCATTGATCCGGCCACCGTGTGCTACCTCCAGCGCGAGGGCGGCTACAGCTATCAGGAAGTCGATGACATGATGAACAAGCAGTCTGGTCTGCTTGCCATCTCGGGCATCTCCAACGACGCCCGCGACATCCGTACACGCGCCTCCGAGGGCGACGAGCGCTGCCTGCTCGCCTTCGATATGTTCGCCTACAAGGCCATGCAGCAGGCTGGCTCCATGATCGCTTCCATGGCGGGCGTGGACACCATCACCTTTACCGCCGGCATCGGCGAGAACGACTGGTCGATCCGCAAGGCCTTCTGCGACTGCTTTGAGTGGCTGGGCGTGCGCATCGACAATAACAAGAACCGCGAGGCCGTGGGCAACGGCCCGCAGGTCATCAGCGCCGCCGGTTCCGCCGTCACGGTCATGGTCATCCCCACCGACGAGGAATACATGATCGCCCACGACGTCGAGCGTCTGACCAAGAACAACTAACGCTCGCATTTGCAAGTAAACGAAAGGCCTCCAGAGCAACAGCTCCGGAGGCCTTTTGCTAGCGGGCGGAAATTCCTGTCCCGAGGGGATATGTTCGCTACTCAGCCATCTGAGCCTGGACGGCGGTGATGGCCACGACACCCACGATGTCGTCGGCAGAGCAGCCGCGCGACAGGTCGTTAACCGGCTTGGCGATGCCCTGCAGGATGGGGCCGTAGGCGTCAGCACCGGCGAAGCGCTGGACCAGCTTGTAGCCGATGTTGCCGGCCTCGAGGTCGGGGAACACGAGCACGTTGGCCTTACCGGCGACGGAGGAGCCGGGGGCCTTGAGCTGGGCGACGGTGGGGACGATGGCGGCGTCGAGCTGCAGGTCGCCGTCGATGGCGAGCTCGGGAGCCTTCTCCTTGCAGAACTTCACGGCCTCCTGGACCTTCTTTGCGACCTCGCCACCGGCGGAGCCCATGGTGGAGTAGGAGAGCATGGCCACGTGCGGCTCAACGTTGCCCATGAAGGTGGACCAGGAGTGGGCCGAGGCGATGGCGATCTCGGAGAGCTCGTCGGAGGACGGGTTGATGTTGAGGCCGCAGTCGGCGAAGATCAGCGTGCCGTCGGTACCGAACTGCGGGGTGTCGGTGCACATCACGAAGAAGGCCGAGACCAGCTTGGTGCCCGGGGCGGTCTTGAGGATCTGAAGCGCAGGGCGCAGGGTGTCGGCGGTGGAGTGGCAGGCGCCGGAGACCAGGCCGTCGGCATCGCCCATCTTGACCATCATGGTGCCAAAGTAGGTGGCGTCCATCACCTGGGCGCGAGCCTGCTCGATGGTAACGCCCTTCTTGGCGCGGAGCTCGGCAAACTTCTGCGCGTACTCCTCGTGCTTCTCGGCATTGCGCGGGTCGATGACGGTGGCGCCGGGAACGTCGATCTCGTCGGGGTTGCCCAGGATGACGATCTTTGCCAGGCCCTCCTCGATGATCTTGGTGGCCGCGACGATGGTGCGCGGATCCTCGCCCTCGGGCAGGACGATCGTCTTAAGGTCGGCCTTGGCGGCAGACTTCATACGGTTAAGGAAATCGCTCATGTTACTCCTTACAAGCGTTTCGCTAAGCTCCAGGCGCCCGGCTGTTCACGAATAAACCCGCTGCTAGCGGGTCTACCTTTCAATTATGTTCGCCGCGGTGCTTGAGCTTTCCTTGTGTGGCAAGCTCATTATAGGACGCATTAGCGCTATAATCGCTCTGATAAATATGTCTCGAAGAATGTTCGAGAAAAGCCCAGCTAACGAGCCCGTGGCTTTTGACAAGGAGTATCGATGCAGATTACCTCAGGCCTGCCTGAAGGCTTTAACGCCGGCGCGTACGACATGATTGTCGTCGGTGCTGGATATGCCGGTGCCGTTTGCGCCCGCCGTCTTGCCGAGACCATCGGCTATCGTGTTGCCGTTTTGGAGCGCCGTAGCCACATTGCGGGCAATGCCTATGACTGCACTGACGAGGCCGGAATCCTGATCCACGAGTACGGTCCGCATATCTATCACACCTTTAACGAGCGCGTGCACAATTTCCTGTCGCGCTTTACCAAGTGGACGGATTATCAGCACAAGGTGCTCGCCAACATCAACGGTACCCTTATGCCCGTGCCCTTCAACCATGCGAGTCTCAAGCTCGCCTTTGGTGACGAGCGCGGCGAGGAGCTGTATCAGAAGCTCGTGGAGACCTTTGGCAAGGATGTCAAGGTGCCCATTATGGAGCTGCGTAAGAAGAACGACCCGGATCTTGCCGAGGTCGCCGATTACGTCTACGAGAACGTCTTTTTGCATTACACCATGAAGCAGTGGGGCCAGACGCCCGATCAGATCGACCCCTCGATCACCGGCCGCGTTCCCGTCTTTGTGGGCGATGATGACCGCTACTTCCCGCAAGCTCCCTTCCAGGGCATGCCGCAGGAGGGCTACACGGCGCTCTTTGAGCACATGCTCGACCACGACCTGATCGACGTGTTCTGCGACGTGGACGCCCGCGATCTCTTTGAGATCGACGAGACCACCGTCAAGATCGACGGCAAGGTCTATGGTGGCGAGATTGTCTATACCGGTCCACTCGACGAGCTGTTCAACCTCGACTTGGGTGCGTTGCCGTACCGCACGCTCGATATGAAGTTCGAGACGCTCGATACGGACCAGTTCCAGCCCGTGGGCACCGTCAACTACACCACGAGCGAGGACTACACGCGTATCACCGAGTTCAAGAACATGACCGGTCAGGTCCTGCCCGGCAAGACCACCATCATGAAGGAGTACTCCAAGGCCTATACGCCCGGCTCGGGCGAGACGCCGTACTACGCCATTCTTGAGCCCGAGAACCGTGAGCTCTATGAGCGCTATCTTGAGCGCGTCCAGAACCTGACGAACTTCCACCCGGTGGGTCGTCTGGCCGAGTATCGTTACTACGATATGGACGCCGTGACCAATTCCGCCCTCGATCTTTCGGATGAGATTATCGCCTGCCATGCATAAAGTCATAACATTCGGTATTCCCTCGTATAACGCCGCCAAGGACATGGACCATTGCATCACCTCCATCTTGGAGGGGAGCAATTACGCCACCGATATCGAGATTATCGTGGTGGACGACGGCTCCAAGGACGAGACGGCCGCCAAGGCCGACGAGTGGGAGGCGCGTTATCCCGGTATCATTCGCGCGGTACACCAGGAGAACGGCGGCCACGGTATTGCCGTCCTTTCGGGTCTGCGCGAGGCACAGGGCACTTACTACAAGGTCGTCGACTCGGACGACTGGCTCGACGCTGCGGCTCTTTCGACTATGCTGTCGATTCTGCGTGGCTTTGAAGAGCGCGATCAGCGCGTTGACCTGTTTATCTCGAACTACGTGTACGAGAAGGTTTACGAGGGCACGCATACCGCTATTGGCTACAAATTTGCCCTGCCGCGCAAGAAGATCTTTTCCTGGGATCAGATCGGTCATTTCCGCCTGGACCAGAACCTACTCATGCACAGCCTGTGCTATCGCACGGATGTGCTGCGCGAGTCCAACCTTCCCATGCCGCCGCACACGTTCTATGTGGACAACATCTACGCCTACGTGCCGCTGCCGCGTTGCAAGACCATGTACTACGCCGACATCGACCTCTATCACTACTTTATCGGTCGCGAGGGCCAGAGTGTCAACGAGGCCACGATGGTCAAGCGTCTGGACCAGCAGTTCCGTGTGACGCGTATCATGATGGAGTCGTACCACCTGTACAGCGATGTTGAGTCGTCGCGTCTGCGCTCGTACATGATGGGCTATTTCACCATGATGATGGCGATCTGCTCGGTGCTCACCAAGCTTTCCGAGGAAGATTGCGCCGACGAGCGCCTAAAGACGCTGTGGAATGATTTGAAGGCCTACGACGAGCGTATGTATCGTCGTGCCCGCTACGGCGTGGTCGGGTTCTTCACCAATCTGCGCGGTCGTGCCGGTGACAAAACCACACTCGGCCTATACCGTCTTGCTTCAAAGATCTTCAAATTCAACTAGCTGCTGAGTAATCGCTGCTGATAGGTTGACTGGGCCCCTTGGCCTTTAGTTTGCTACTGCGAACAGTCCTGCTCGCACGGAAAGCACATTAAGTGCTTTCCGACTCGTGCGGAACTTGTATCAAACTAAAGGCCAAGGGGCCTCTGCTACAAGAATCGATTGTCAGGTTATTTGAATTTGAAGATCTTCGACGCGCGGTACACAGGGGCCTGGGCTGAAAAGAATCTGGTTGGTAGGTTGCCCGGTGGGGCTTGGTTGTGTTTGTCGCGAGTTCCGCACGAGCCGAAGAGCACTTAATGTGCTCTTCGTGCGAGCCAGGACTGTAGAGCAGCAAACATAACCAAGCCCCACCGGGCAACCGTCAGGTTAGGCTACTTCGCGGCGCCGGGGATGCCGTGGGAGGTTTTTGCGGTTTTGGCTCCGTTTACGATGGCGGTTTCCAGGGCCCTTACGGCGAGCATGCCCAGCAGGTCTAGGGGAACGGCGGCGCTTGCCTGGGCGCCCAGTTTGCCGCTGGCGAGGGTGTAGATGGTGTCGCCGTCGTTGGTGGTGTGCGTGGGACGGATGGCGTGTGCGTAGGCGTCTGCGGCCATCTGGGAGACCTTGGTGGCTTGTGCCTTAGTGAGTTCCACGTTGGTGACGATGCAGCTGATGGTGGTGTTGGTGCGGTCGAGCGGCATCTGCATGGATCCGGCGGCGGCAAAGGCTGCGAGTTCCATGTCGACGATTTGGTCGCTATCGGCTGCGGCGCGCATACCGGCGACCCACTCGCCGGTGAAGGGGTCGACAACGTTGCCGCAGGCGTTGACCGAGACCACGGCGCCCACCTTGATGGGGCCGAGCGCCACGGCGGCAGCGCCAAGGCCGGCCTTCATGCAGGTAGCGGGGCCCATGAGCTTACCCACGGTAGCGCCCGTGCCGGCGCCTACGTTGCCCTGTTCGAGCTTGGTGGGGGTGTTGTCGAGTGCTTCGCGCACGGCGGCGATGCCGGCCTCAATGTCGGGGCGAACGGTGGGGTTACCAAAGGCGAGGTCGAAGATACAGCTCGAGCACACGATAGGCACCTGCGTGGGGCCGACGGGAAGGCCGATGCCGCGGCTCTCAAGCTCGCGAGCGACGCCGCTTGCAGCCTCGAGGCCAAAGGCCGATCCGCCCGAAAGGCAGACGGCGTGGACCTTGTCGACGGTGTTCTCGGGTCGCAGCAGGTCGGTCTCGCGCGAAGCGGGAGCACCGCCGCGAACGTCAACGCCGCCGGTGGCGCCCTCGGGTGCCACGATTACGGTGCAACCGGTGCCGGCCTCCTCGTCCGTATAGTTGCCATAGCAAAAGCCATCGACATCGCAGACGTCAATGGCCTCGAGCAGTGTATCCATGTTTAACTCCTATCGGTTTTCCGCCGCGCCTTGTGCCCGGTCGGGATCCGTACGGTACGCCAAAATTGTAGGCGCTGGGGGATACCCAGCGCCAGATGCAATTACGAGAGTTTTTGAATCGCGCGCGCGACGCGGGCGATGGGTAGGCCCACCACGTTATAGAAGTCGCCCGAAATATCGTGCACGAGCATGCGGCCGCCTGTGCCCTGGATGCCGTAGGCGCCTGCCTTATCCATGGGCTCACCCGAGGCAACGTAGTGCTCGATCTGCTCGTCGGTGAGCTCGTAGAATGTCACGTCGGTCATATCGACAAACGACAGGCTCTCGGCGGCATGCGGGGCGGCCGTATCGCCTGCCTTAACGATGCAGACGCCGGTTGCGACCTGGTGCGTGCGGCCCGAAAGCTCACGGAGCATGGTGCGCGCCTCGCCCTCGGTTGCCGGCTTGCCCAAAATCTTGCCGTCGAAGGTGACGATGGTGTCGGCCGCGACCGTCAGCTCATTGGGCTCGGCATACTCGGCAGCAACGGCAGCCGCCTTGGCGCGTGCCAAGCGCTCGACAAGCGTGAGCGGGGCCTCGCCATCAAAGGGCGTTTCGTCGATATCCGCGGGAATCACGCGAATGTTGTAGCCTGCCTCGCGCATCAGCTCTATGCGGCGCGGTGATTGCGAAGCCAAAATCATAGTTGGATGCCCTCGGCGACCTTCTCGACAGCCTTGTCGCCGGCGATCGTGCGCAGCAGCTCAAGCGCAAAGGGGAGCGACTGGGCCATGCCGCTGGCGGTGATGATGTTGCCGTCTTGCGTAACCTTCTCGCCGGTATAGGCGCCCTCGGGGAAGCTTTTCTCAAAGCCAGGGAAGCACGTGGCGTGGCGCCCCTCGAGCAGGTCGAGCTCGCCCAGGATAAACGGGGCGGCGCAGATGGCGGCGACGTGCTTGGTCGCGGCGAACTCGCAGACCACGTCGCAGACGCGCTGATCGGCGCGCAGGTTGGTGGCACCGGGCAGGCCGCCGGGCAGCACGACGCAGTCGTACTCGTCAAAGTTGATCTCATCAAAGAGCGCATCGCAGGTCACGGGGATCTGCAGCGAGCTTACGACCTCGCGCGTGGGCATAATCGAGACGAGCGTGGCGCGCACGCCGCCGCGACGCATGACATCGACCATGGTCAGGCATTCAATCGTTTCAAAGCCATCGGCGGCAAGAACGGCAACGCTGGGCATAAGGGTTCCTTTCATAGGGCGGCATACAATTAGCCGTCTTATACCCCGAAGACCCCCGCTTGCCACGCTCGATTTCCCAATGTTTAAAAGGGACGGGGATTAAATAATCATTCGGTACAAATTGATCATTTAATCCCCGTCCCAGAAAAATCATCAGCTAGTTGCGCCTAAGGTGGACGACGGTCTCGCAGTGGAAGGTTTGTGGGAACAGATCGACTGGCGTGATCTTTACGGGGGAGAAGGTGCCTTCTTCGACAAAGCGTTTGAGATCGCGCGCCAGGGTGGCCGGGTCGCAGCTCACATAGGCGACATCGCGAGCGCTTGTGCTGGCGATGAGGTCGATGGCCTCAGGTGCTAGGCCTGCACGCGGCGGGTCGACTACTAGGACATCGGCGTCCTGGTCGGGGAACTCGCGCACCGCGTCTCCGCCAATGACGTCGACGTTATCAAGCTTGTTGATTTCCAGGTTACGGCGTAGATCGCGCACGGCGGGGCCGTAGGCCTCGACGGCAGCGACAAAGTCGCAGCGGCGGGCGAGCGGCAGGGTAAAGGTGCCGGCACCGCAGTACAGGTCCACGGCAAGCTCGTCTTCCTGCGGATCGAGCGCCTCCATAACGAGCTCGATCAAAATCTCGGCGCCCTTGGTGTTGACTTGGAAAAACGATGGGGCGGACAGGCGCATCTGGCCGTCAGCGATGTTCTCGGTCCACGAGCCCTCACCGGCGAGCATCTCCACCTTAGAGACACGGCGGGCCTTCTTTTCGCCCTTGCTCATCACGCGCACGATGCTCGTGGGATGAGCGGCGTCCGCCAGCACGCGGGAGACCTGCGAGCGCGGAAAAGAGCCTGTCGGCGTCCAGAGTGCGACCTCGAGTGCCTTGGTGCGGCGCGATGCGCGAATGCCCACGCGTTCGAGCCCCAAGTCATGGCTGCCGCTTAGATAGTTAAGTGCGCCGACGACCGATTTGAGTGCCTTCGGGAAGCGCTTATCGAACAGCGGACACATATCGACGGTCACGATTTTGCTGGGGTCGACACCGTGCATGCCAAGGCGCACGCGACCGTTGACGACGGTCGGTTCGAGCTCGATTTTATTGCGGTAGCCCCAGTCGTCCTTGGTGTGGCAGATGGGCTGTACCAACTCATCGACCTGCTCAGGAGCGAACTTGCCGATGCGCTCGAGCGTGGAGCGCAGGTTTTGCTCCTTGGCGGCGAGCTGTGCCGTGCGTGAGAGATTGCCCCACGAGCAGCCGCCGCAGATGCCCACGAAGGGGCAGGGAGGCTGAATGCGATCGGGGCTTGGCTCCAGAATCTCGGTGGTGCGGGCGCGCATGAACGACTTGCCGTCCTGTACGACCTCGGCCTCGACGATGTCGCCTGCCACGGCACCCTGCACAAAGACGGCCTTGCCGTTGTCGGCGTGCGCCAGCCCGTCGGCGCCGTAGGTCATCGATTCTATAGTGAGCTTCATATTCCTGCCTGTCATTCGCGTTGTTGTTCGCACCATGGTAGCAGGGAAAAGCGCCCCGCATCCGAGGCTTTCCTCAAATGCGGGGCGCTTCTACAAACTGCTTCTACAAACGACTATTTCGTCTTGCCGGTAATGAGCGTCTTAAGACCCAGGCCGATCAGGCCCAGACCCATGCGCACGCGGCCGGGGCGATGGCGCTCGATGGCCTTGGTCTTGCCAGCGGGCTTATCGCGACGGGCACTCGTCTCGGGTGCGGGCTTGGTGACCTGAGGCTCGGGCCGAGGTACAGGTGCAGGCTCGGGCTCAATGACGGTCGCCTGGACCTTCT is a genomic window of Collinsella aerofaciens containing:
- the xseA gene encoding exodeoxyribonuclease VII large subunit, producing the protein MAGWNLTGNAVSAEFDGSDEQERKELSVSQAVEIAAGALDAIPQLSVLGEVTGFRGPNARSGHCYFQIKDDSAAVDCIIWKGAYLKRTFDLRDGMQVSFKGSFNLYKPTGRMSFVARSFSLAGEGLLRQQVAQLAEKLRREGLMDEARKRRIPVFCSRVAVVTSLSGAVIDDVKRTLRRRNPLVELVCVGAKVQGEGAPAELIEGLRRAASITPAPDCILLVRGGGSFEDLMTFNDEELARAVAACPVPVVTGIGHEPDTSICDMVSDRRASTPTAAAESVAPAMTELADVLEARHQRLGAAMASMIGSAQVDLEMLDQRGRRAWDTYTARLGDALDAAACRPCLNDPTFMVERRESELALTADRLSGAITRSVGAFRSNFERLPERLVASTSGFDGKRHALMLASSRLEHQGRTMLSKPVSDLGRAAASLDALSPLKVLARGYSIAYSDDGVATSVKTFNPGDAIRVRMADGKVAATVDTVE
- the xseB gene encoding exodeoxyribonuclease VII small subunit; this encodes MAEKTPVEQLTYKQASQELELIIRSLESGDMELEESLESYTRGVELLKSLRTRLSDAEQKVSVLLKDVDGNDVLADGEAANTDDSLSF
- a CDS encoding histidine triad nucleotide-binding protein, with protein sequence MCDCIFCKIANHEIPSTVVYEDNQVIAFDDLNPQAPVHTLVIPKKHYSDIADNVPAETMGAMAHAIQEVAKAKGLEDGFRVISNKGVNAGQTVMHFHMHVLGGKNLGENLI
- a CDS encoding acetate/propionate family kinase, translating into MNVLVVNAGSSTLKYQVIDTKSHKVSAKGSCERVCFTGGTFTHAANGSKKVTENIEFPDHKVAIEVVLKDLEANGVKIEGIGHRIVQGGWYFGDSSLVDEDVLAKIREVAPLAPLHNNPEANVIEYCLEQYPDLPNVTVYDTAFHFNMPEVAKTYALPKDVCDKLHIRKYGAHGTSYRYISKKVAEMTNGEARKVVVCHIGSGASLCAIEDGKCMDTTMGLTPLDGVMMGTRCGSIDPATVCYLQREGGYTFDEVDEMMNKKSGLLAVTGGKTNDCRNVEELAAAGDPEAQLAFDMFVYKIAAKAAEMATSMCGMDTLVFTAGIGEHAPAVRAGVADRLAFMGVKMDHARNALRGDGAWCLSAKDSKVKIFVIPTDEEFMIASDVERIVNGK
- a CDS encoding acetate/propionate family kinase, whose protein sequence is MNVLVVNAGSSSLKYQLLDTDTREVFAKGNCERIGSDMGIFGHSENGGAKQTEEVPFPDHRSAIARVLEELEKTDFTIDGIGHRIVQGGWHFDDSAVVDDEVMAKILEVAPLAPLHNYGEAAAIEYCREKYPELPNVAVFDTSFHMTMPEVAYTYALPKDVCDKYHVRKYGAHGTSHRYEWMMAKEILGSRCHRLLSCHLGNGASLAAIEDGVCRDTTMGLTPLDGLMMGTRCGSIDPATVCYLQREGGYSYQEVDDMMNKQSGLLAISGISNDARDIRTRASEGDERCLLAFDMFAYKAMQQAGSMIASMAGVDTITFTAGIGENDWSIRKAFCDCFEWLGVRIDNNKNREAVGNGPQVISAAGSAVTVMVIPTDEEYMIAHDVERLTKNN
- the pta gene encoding phosphate acetyltransferase, giving the protein MSDFLNRMKSAAKADLKTIVLPEGEDPRTIVAATKIIEEGLAKIVILGNPDEIDVPGATVIDPRNAEKHEEYAQKFAELRAKKGVTIEQARAQVMDATYFGTMMVKMGDADGLVSGACHSTADTLRPALQILKTAPGTKLVSAFFVMCTDTPQFGTDGTLIFADCGLNINPSSDELSEIAIASAHSWSTFMGNVEPHVAMLSYSTMGSAGGEVAKKVQEAVKFCKEKAPELAIDGDLQLDAAIVPTVAQLKAPGSSVAGKANVLVFPDLEAGNIGYKLVQRFAGADAYGPILQGIAKPVNDLSRGCSADDIVGVVAITAVQAQMAE
- the glf gene encoding UDP-galactopyranose mutase gives rise to the protein MQITSGLPEGFNAGAYDMIVVGAGYAGAVCARRLAETIGYRVAVLERRSHIAGNAYDCTDEAGILIHEYGPHIYHTFNERVHNFLSRFTKWTDYQHKVLANINGTLMPVPFNHASLKLAFGDERGEELYQKLVETFGKDVKVPIMELRKKNDPDLAEVADYVYENVFLHYTMKQWGQTPDQIDPSITGRVPVFVGDDDRYFPQAPFQGMPQEGYTALFEHMLDHDLIDVFCDVDARDLFEIDETTVKIDGKVYGGEIVYTGPLDELFNLDLGALPYRTLDMKFETLDTDQFQPVGTVNYTTSEDYTRITEFKNMTGQVLPGKTTIMKEYSKAYTPGSGETPYYAILEPENRELYERYLERVQNLTNFHPVGRLAEYRYYDMDAVTNSALDLSDEIIACHA